A genomic region of Desulfomonilaceae bacterium contains the following coding sequences:
- a CDS encoding nitroreductase family protein, whose translation MMEKVTTTIDHDLCIGCGLCVQVCPARTLSMRNGKAQVTGDRSLNCGHCQAVCPVGAVTVSAIDDTMSQFVNFQPDKNWLPHGDFDTAQLVRLMASRRSCRNFLSRPVDRSILEDLVKIGCTAPSGTNCQLWTFTILPTREEIMALGNGVRSFYLKLNSMAKNRVLRKFLKLIGKPELDSYYREYYDSVREGLDEFDRSGVDRLFHGASAAIVVGSRPQATLPKEDALLASQNILLAAHSMGLGSCLIGMAVEPMKRDPRLQKVIGMPTDEKVYTVIALGYPAETYQLMAGRKKAVVRYLEP comes from the coding sequence ATGATGGAAAAAGTCACGACAACAATTGATCATGATTTGTGTATTGGCTGTGGACTGTGTGTCCAAGTGTGCCCTGCCAGAACCCTTTCAATGCGCAACGGCAAGGCTCAAGTAACCGGCGATCGATCGTTAAACTGTGGGCACTGTCAGGCTGTTTGCCCGGTGGGGGCCGTTACCGTCAGCGCTATTGACGATACCATGTCGCAATTCGTCAATTTCCAGCCAGATAAGAACTGGCTCCCTCATGGAGATTTCGACACTGCGCAACTTGTTCGACTAATGGCCTCCAGACGCTCTTGTCGCAATTTCCTGTCCAGACCTGTCGACCGGTCTATCCTGGAAGATCTTGTAAAAATAGGATGTACAGCGCCTTCAGGCACGAATTGCCAACTGTGGACTTTTACGATATTGCCGACTCGGGAAGAAATCATGGCGCTCGGAAATGGAGTTCGAAGCTTCTACTTGAAATTAAACTCTATGGCAAAGAACCGTGTGTTACGAAAATTCCTGAAGTTGATTGGGAAGCCAGAGCTAGACTCTTACTACAGGGAATATTACGACAGTGTAAGAGAAGGGCTGGACGAATTTGACCGATCTGGCGTCGACCGCCTGTTTCACGGGGCTTCCGCTGCTATTGTTGTCGGAAGTAGGCCGCAGGCTACTTTGCCGAAAGAAGACGCATTGCTGGCGTCTCAGAACATACTTTTGGCCGCTCACAGCATGGGCCTGGGAAGCTGCCTGATCGGTATGGCCGTCGAGCCCATGAAGAGGGATCCCAGGCTCCAGAAGGTAATTGGCATGCCAACTGACGAGAAGGTGTACACGGTGATAGCCTTGGGCTACCCGGCTGAAACCTACCAACTTATGGCTGGTAGGAAAAAGGCTGTTGTCAGGTATTTGGAACCATAG
- a CDS encoding HD domain-containing phosphohydrolase, which translates to MYHNVTTNLLNLVLSLSDALDLASPSLFQRQIRSAFVAWELGQAANLPPEPLKNLFIAALFHDLGALSPDEKVSLYKGEAANLDEHCLRGERLLQTVPIFEPCAKIVRCHHRHWRDWSEPIENELVLQSQILFLAGTLERFINRDQYILYQSNELTSMMSSLSDNQIHPLVVDLLKYVGQREDFWLDITSPRLYSLLLHRAPCRGIEVELDQLIIISQFVRNLIDFRSKFTVTHSAGVSAAASMIASLFGLTELETESMTVAGNLHDLGKMAIPNSILEKDTKLTDEEFALMRQHTYLTYMVLSSIGGIRQITEWAALHHERLDGSGYPFHLSSKKLGIGSRIVSIADIFTALAEDRPYRQAMNKNDAMSILKDLGNRRLLDINIIEVLDANYEQIHWLMSEAQEKAMNTYLQIY; encoded by the coding sequence ATGTATCACAATGTCACTACAAATCTTCTTAATTTGGTGCTTTCTCTGTCCGATGCTTTGGACTTGGCTAGCCCAAGTCTATTTCAACGTCAGATTCGGTCAGCCTTTGTGGCCTGGGAACTAGGGCAAGCAGCTAACCTACCTCCGGAACCCTTGAAGAATCTCTTTATTGCGGCCCTGTTTCATGACCTAGGGGCACTGTCACCCGACGAAAAGGTCTCTCTTTATAAGGGAGAGGCTGCAAATCTAGATGAACATTGCCTCCGTGGAGAACGGCTCCTTCAAACGGTCCCAATTTTCGAACCTTGCGCTAAAATAGTACGATGTCACCATAGGCATTGGAGAGACTGGAGCGAGCCAATAGAAAATGAACTAGTATTGCAGTCACAGATTCTCTTTCTAGCTGGTACGCTCGAACGATTTATCAATCGAGACCAGTACATCTTATATCAAAGCAATGAACTAACCTCTATGATGTCATCCCTATCAGACAATCAAATTCATCCCCTGGTGGTTGATTTGCTGAAATACGTTGGACAGAGAGAGGATTTTTGGCTTGACATAACATCACCAAGGTTATACTCGCTCCTCCTGCACCGCGCTCCATGTCGAGGAATTGAGGTGGAACTTGATCAATTGATTATTATATCCCAATTTGTGCGGAATTTAATTGATTTCAGGTCAAAATTCACCGTGACACATTCGGCTGGGGTGTCTGCCGCAGCTTCCATGATCGCGAGTTTATTTGGTCTGACAGAGCTTGAAACAGAATCGATGACGGTCGCCGGCAATTTACACGATTTGGGAAAGATGGCCATTCCTAACAGCATTTTGGAAAAAGACACCAAACTCACGGACGAAGAATTCGCATTGATGCGCCAACATACCTATTTGACTTACATGGTATTGAGTAGCATAGGTGGAATACGGCAAATCACTGAATGGGCTGCGCTTCATCATGAGAGATTAGATGGCTCAGGATATCCTTTTCACCTTTCATCGAAAAAACTTGGTATAGGATCTCGGATCGTTTCAATCGCCGATATCTTCACGGCATTGGCTGAGGACCGTCCTTACAGACAAGCCATGAACAAGAATGACGCCATGTCTATTTTGAAAGATCTTGGCAATAGGCGCCTTTTGGACATCAACATAATTGAGGTGCTAGACGCCAATTATGAGCAAATTCATTGGCTAATGAGTGAGGCCCAGGAAAAGGCAATGAATACGTATCTTCAAATCTATTAA
- a CDS encoding AMP-binding protein translates to MNLARTISQTARRYGDKPAIIFEDKSYTYNELDSQVRRYSGLLVRLGVRSGDRVAIQLPKRMEFIFLELAVMSIGGVVLPLNSDYKSEEINYFLSDSGSHLFFTDTERFTRSREVLDELNQVVTVLVEPADESLSMRLTTELDKTDPNFERVYPTTGDDLAMILYTSGTTGKSKGAVLSHRNLVSNMKALHQVWNWSDSDVLLHVLPLFHVHGLFVALHGGLYAGATIIMHERFDPIKTWKTIEKEKCTILMGVPTIYSRLLDQWQMMEPKADLSSIRVFISGSAPLMETLFNRFEQATGFRILERYGMTEAQMIASNPIEPAARKAKSVGYPLPGVEVRVVTECHDDVVPGDVGEVWIRGDNVFRGYWQMPEKTAESFEDMWFRTGDLGIQDPMDSGRLYIVGRSKELIISGGYNIYPKEIENVLESHNSVKEAAVVGLPDEDFGEKVAAFVVMKDETQNSTEDLIPFCKERIAGYKCPKIVFRIDALPRNAMGKIQKNALIEKYSQDNHK, encoded by the coding sequence ATGAATCTCGCTCGGACAATTTCCCAGACCGCCCGCCGGTATGGCGATAAGCCCGCCATAATCTTTGAGGACAAGAGCTATACATACAACGAGCTGGACAGTCAGGTCCGGCGATACTCAGGTTTGCTTGTGCGACTTGGGGTTAGAAGCGGAGATCGTGTCGCAATTCAACTACCCAAACGGATGGAATTTATTTTCCTGGAACTGGCGGTTATGTCCATAGGTGGCGTAGTCCTACCGCTCAATTCCGATTACAAGTCTGAAGAGATCAATTACTTTCTATCAGACTCCGGTAGTCATCTATTTTTCACCGATACAGAACGCTTTACGAGGTCTAGGGAAGTTCTTGATGAGTTGAACCAGGTAGTCACGGTTCTGGTGGAACCTGCCGATGAATCTCTAAGTATGAGGCTCACAACGGAGTTAGACAAGACGGACCCAAACTTCGAGAGAGTCTACCCGACCACCGGAGATGACTTAGCGATGATCCTATACACTTCCGGTACCACCGGCAAGTCAAAGGGAGCCGTGCTGAGCCACAGAAATCTTGTTTCGAATATGAAGGCTCTTCACCAGGTCTGGAACTGGTCCGACAGCGACGTCCTCTTGCATGTCCTGCCGCTATTTCATGTACACGGCCTGTTTGTGGCGCTTCATGGCGGCCTGTACGCCGGCGCAACCATCATTATGCACGAAAGATTTGATCCCATCAAAACGTGGAAAACCATCGAAAAGGAAAAATGCACTATCCTCATGGGTGTGCCCACAATTTATAGCCGTCTCCTTGACCAGTGGCAAATGATGGAGCCAAAGGCTGATTTGAGTTCGATAAGAGTTTTCATTTCAGGCTCGGCCCCATTGATGGAAACTCTCTTCAACCGTTTTGAACAAGCCACGGGCTTCCGCATCCTGGAGCGTTACGGTATGACAGAGGCCCAAATGATTGCGTCCAACCCTATCGAACCCGCAGCTAGAAAAGCAAAGAGCGTGGGCTATCCACTCCCTGGAGTGGAGGTCCGGGTGGTTACCGAGTGTCATGACGACGTTGTCCCAGGGGATGTAGGGGAAGTCTGGATACGGGGAGACAACGTTTTCAGAGGTTACTGGCAGATGCCTGAAAAAACAGCGGAATCTTTTGAGGACATGTGGTTCAGGACTGGAGACCTTGGTATTCAGGATCCAATGGATAGCGGGCGGCTCTATATTGTTGGGAGATCAAAGGAACTCATCATTTCCGGCGGATATAATATCTATCCAAAAGAAATCGAGAACGTTCTGGAAAGCCATAACTCAGTCAAGGAAGCAGCGGTGGTGGGGTTGCCAGATGAGGATTTTGGAGAAAAGGTAGCTGCATTCGTGGTTATGAAAGATGAGACTCAGAACTCCACCGAAGATCTCATCCCGTTCTGCAAAGAGCGGATTGCAGGATATAAGTGCCCCAAAATAGTGTTTCGGATAGACGCCTTACCCAGGAACGCCATGGGTAAGATTCAAAAGAATGCGCTTATAGAGAAATACTCTCAAGATAACCATAAATGA
- a CDS encoding GNAT family N-acetyltransferase has product MADPRIETLIESFYHDPLVEFFWPNEESRARQLSAGLEFLLGLSSKIMSIEIANNRYAAVIGVTSPEDYPPSFFNAMVALSKLILKSIRLSPLREMKRWIRVYHQLEKIHPQQPHWYILVLGAHPDHQGKGLGGELLKPILQKADEENVAVYLECSNPKSLDFYDKHGFRVMEEIIPIYACPPIWRLIRKPISQSSERN; this is encoded by the coding sequence ATGGCTGATCCACGTATCGAGACTTTAATTGAGTCATTTTATCACGACCCCCTTGTTGAATTCTTTTGGCCTAATGAGGAATCCCGAGCTAGGCAGCTTTCCGCAGGATTGGAATTTCTGCTGGGTTTATCATCGAAAATAATGAGCATAGAGATAGCCAATAACAGGTACGCCGCGGTGATCGGCGTTACTTCACCAGAAGATTATCCACCCTCCTTTTTTAATGCCATGGTTGCGCTGAGCAAACTGATACTGAAATCAATACGTCTTAGTCCGCTCCGTGAAATGAAACGATGGATACGTGTATATCATCAGTTAGAGAAGATACATCCACAGCAGCCTCATTGGTACATCCTGGTTTTGGGGGCGCATCCAGATCACCAGGGCAAAGGACTGGGCGGCGAGCTGCTAAAACCGATTCTTCAGAAAGCGGACGAAGAAAACGTCGCTGTTTACCTGGAGTGTTCCAATCCGAAAAGTCTTGATTTTTATGACAAACATGGATTCCGGGTGATGGAGGAAATCATTCCCATTTACGCTTGTCCACCCATTTGGAGACTAATACGGAAACCAATATCTCAGTCTAGCGAAAGGAACTAA
- a CDS encoding MFS transporter yields MKIPTTDQTSKRAVLFVAISSSLLTPLMVSSVNVAFPAIQKEFHIDAVLLAWLATSYILSAAVFLVPFGKASDILGRRKIYIIGILVFTVSSLLSALAVNAPMLILCRILQGMGSAMMFATGIAIATSVFPAAERGKAIGIIVAAVYIGLSVGPFLGGVLTHMYGWRSVFALMVPMGVLTTYLAVTRLKSEWADAKGEKLDLLGSLLYGVSITAIMIGLSETPSVTSVSILCLGCIVLALFILWELRTKFPVLDITMFTMNRAFAFSSLAALINYSATFAITFILSLYLQYIKGFDPSMAGLVLIAQPLTMAACSPIAGKLSDRIEPQKIASVGMGVTAFGLLGLTLLDFETSLFYIVSDLLIVGFGFGLFSSPNMNAILSSVERKSYGIASGVVGSMRMLGQMFSMGIATLAFSLTMGRVPITPKLYPAFLKSVDAVFTVCAALCVLGIFASLARGKLRDGAGG; encoded by the coding sequence GTGAAAATTCCCACGACTGACCAAACTTCAAAACGAGCCGTTCTTTTTGTCGCTATTTCAAGCTCTCTGCTGACGCCTCTGATGGTGTCATCAGTGAATGTGGCATTTCCAGCCATTCAAAAAGAATTCCATATCGACGCCGTCCTGCTTGCCTGGCTTGCAACGTCATATATCTTGTCGGCAGCGGTTTTTCTGGTTCCCTTTGGGAAGGCAAGCGACATTTTAGGGCGCAGGAAGATTTACATCATTGGTATCCTGGTGTTCACAGTCTCCTCACTTCTCTCCGCCCTGGCCGTAAACGCTCCTATGCTTATTCTGTGCAGAATTTTGCAGGGGATGGGCAGCGCCATGATGTTCGCCACAGGTATTGCCATTGCGACGTCAGTGTTTCCGGCTGCCGAAAGGGGCAAAGCCATTGGGATCATAGTGGCGGCTGTTTATATCGGTTTATCCGTAGGTCCATTTCTCGGGGGAGTCTTAACCCACATGTATGGGTGGAGAAGTGTATTTGCATTAATGGTCCCAATGGGCGTACTAACGACTTATTTGGCTGTGACCAGATTGAAATCAGAATGGGCCGATGCTAAAGGTGAAAAGCTGGACCTGTTAGGTTCTCTTTTGTATGGGGTATCGATCACAGCAATCATGATCGGGCTTTCAGAGACGCCTTCTGTTACGAGCGTGAGCATCTTGTGCTTGGGGTGCATCGTTCTGGCCCTGTTCATTTTGTGGGAACTGAGGACCAAATTCCCTGTTCTCGACATTACGATGTTCACAATGAACAGAGCGTTTGCATTCTCAAGCCTCGCCGCTCTAATAAATTACAGCGCTACATTTGCCATAACGTTTATTTTGAGTCTCTATTTGCAATACATTAAGGGATTTGACCCGAGCATGGCCGGACTCGTGCTCATTGCGCAACCTCTGACAATGGCCGCATGTTCACCAATTGCGGGAAAGCTCTCGGATAGAATCGAGCCTCAAAAAATTGCGTCAGTGGGTATGGGGGTAACTGCTTTTGGTCTGTTGGGGTTAACGTTGTTAGACTTTGAAACCAGTCTTTTTTATATCGTTTCAGATCTATTGATAGTCGGATTTGGCTTTGGCCTTTTCTCATCGCCCAACATGAACGCAATTTTGAGTTCTGTGGAGAGAAAGTCATATGGTATTGCGTCGGGCGTGGTAGGCTCCATGCGTATGCTGGGACAGATGTTTAGCATGGGGATTGCTACCCTGGCTTTTTCGCTGACCATGGGCCGGGTTCCAATAACCCCTAAATTGTATCCGGCCTTCTTGAAGAGCGTTGACGCAGTCTTTACGGTATGCGCAGCGCTGTGTGTTTTAGGGATATTTGCTTCTCTGGCAAGAGGAAAATTAAGGGATGGCGCTGGAGGATGA
- a CDS encoding molybdopterin-dependent oxidoreductase, which yields MQETNAQSNQEMIPESVDSSDLKNRNPKDVATDNLKITPLNNFGTMGMDDYRPEIKDWRFLVDGHVEKALRLTYEELLSLDSIERPALLICPGFFANYGLWKGVSVKTLFKLASPKHGVTHVTFRGPEGPYEKVTRAPINDALTDKVFVAYQVNGEKLPQKHGFPLRLVAEGYYGYDWVKYVYKMTVDSIET from the coding sequence ATGCAAGAAACCAATGCTCAAAGTAACCAGGAAATGATTCCCGAAAGCGTTGATTCTTCTGACCTGAAAAACCGGAACCCCAAAGATGTAGCTACGGACAATCTGAAAATAACCCCTCTCAATAATTTCGGAACGATGGGTATGGATGACTACCGCCCAGAGATAAAAGATTGGAGATTCCTCGTGGACGGACATGTGGAAAAAGCCCTTAGGCTTACCTACGAGGAGTTGTTGTCTCTCGATTCGATAGAGAGGCCTGCTCTATTGATTTGTCCGGGCTTTTTCGCCAACTATGGGCTCTGGAAAGGTGTCTCTGTGAAAACTCTGTTTAAATTGGCCTCACCTAAACATGGGGTAACTCATGTAACCTTTCGAGGACCTGAAGGACCTTATGAGAAAGTAACTCGTGCGCCGATTAATGATGCGCTGACGGATAAAGTCTTTGTAGCTTATCAGGTAAACGGCGAGAAACTCCCTCAAAAACACGGGTTCCCTCTCCGGCTGGTCGCAGAAGGCTATTACGGTTACGACTGGGTAAAATATGTATACAAGATGACGGTCGATTCTATCGAAACTTAG
- a CDS encoding CoA transferase: MSQHLNSKPLSGILVIDFTHVLSGPFCTMMLADQGARVIKIEKTGTGDDSRAFGPFYEDKSSVYFEFVNRGKESITLNLKDADDLDFAKKMISKADVVVENFRPGTMERLGMAPDELVKQYPHLIVCSISGFGQTGPMKLEPAYDTVVQALSGLMSVTGFPDGKPTRVGTSISDLTAGLFAYSAITTALVGRQKTGKGTTVDVAMLDGTFTLLEHGLMDALAEHIDPKRIGNAHPSICPFDAYQCADRMLAICCGNDHLFGKLCDTLSLKEAKTDPMYATNENRMENQVSLKEAMEKVLKTRPAAVWSEKLQASGIPAGLVQSVTEAEQMRQIIERDMIVTVGARQFPGNPIKFGSFDSSCASAPPPVLGANNDEIRDYFK; this comes from the coding sequence ATGAGCCAGCATCTTAACAGCAAACCCTTGAGTGGCATCCTGGTCATCGATTTTACCCATGTCCTGAGTGGGCCTTTTTGTACGATGATGCTAGCGGACCAAGGCGCACGGGTGATTAAAATTGAAAAAACAGGGACCGGAGATGACAGCAGGGCTTTTGGCCCATTTTACGAGGATAAATCTTCTGTCTATTTTGAATTCGTGAATCGAGGCAAGGAGAGTATAACTCTAAACCTTAAAGACGCTGACGATTTGGATTTCGCAAAAAAGATGATTTCCAAAGCCGACGTAGTTGTGGAAAATTTTAGGCCTGGAACAATGGAACGGCTTGGCATGGCCCCAGATGAACTCGTTAAACAATATCCACACCTAATTGTCTGCTCTATATCTGGATTTGGACAAACAGGGCCCATGAAACTTGAACCTGCATACGACACGGTGGTCCAGGCATTGAGCGGTTTAATGAGCGTTACAGGGTTTCCTGATGGTAAGCCGACGAGGGTAGGAACATCGATTTCCGATCTCACGGCCGGACTCTTTGCGTATTCAGCCATTACCACGGCGCTGGTGGGACGCCAGAAAACGGGAAAAGGCACAACCGTAGATGTGGCTATGCTGGACGGGACTTTTACTCTTCTCGAACATGGACTGATGGATGCATTGGCGGAACATATAGATCCAAAAAGAATCGGGAATGCTCACCCATCTATTTGTCCTTTCGACGCTTATCAATGCGCTGACCGCATGCTGGCGATTTGTTGCGGGAATGACCATCTGTTCGGAAAACTGTGCGACACTTTGAGCCTGAAAGAAGCCAAGACAGACCCAATGTACGCCACCAACGAGAACCGAATGGAAAACCAGGTGTCCTTAAAAGAAGCTATGGAAAAGGTTCTAAAGACTCGACCCGCAGCCGTTTGGTCGGAAAAGTTGCAGGCATCCGGCATTCCAGCAGGACTAGTACAGTCTGTGACGGAAGCGGAACAAATGCGGCAAATCATAGAGCGCGACATGATCGTTACTGTTGGCGCCCGACAGTTTCCAGGTAATCCAATCAAGTTCGGGAGTTTTGATTCTTCTTGCGCTAGCGCTCCTCCGCCCGTATTGGGCGCTAACAATGATGAGATTAGAGATTATTTCAAGTAA
- a CDS encoding acetamidase/formamidase family protein has translation MKSPDTDECRDTKDGLDRRTVLKYGAAFAGTLIMNQLAVKNAGAMNIKRMDATGKYHILGCNDMTSTEGYWDNSIKPALTMNSGEIVEIETNTHLKGKMIPGAEIEDWMGWYKEVMAKTPDASFYPDGKTGVQAAKKGAGHHTLTGPIFVNGAEPGDMLQIEILEIIPGNYGFNLNPETSFVKLGLLPDDFPKGRLTWYEVDQKNMKFEFLPGIEIPVRPFPGTIGVELPEKGMWSNVPPGKHGGNMDNKELVAGSVLYLPVHVHGAGLKTGDAHYAQGDGEVNLNALEGAFKSMKLRMTVRKDLKGLVQEPFASTPTHWIAMGFHTDMLESTKMAVRNAIKFLNKRYGMNELDGYAFCSMAVDLRVTQVVDLAKGIHAMIPKNYFVGDQYAKKTTLLL, from the coding sequence ATGAAATCGCCTGATACTGACGAATGTCGAGATACAAAAGATGGTCTCGACCGACGCACGGTTCTCAAATATGGGGCTGCTTTTGCAGGAACGCTGATCATGAATCAGCTCGCTGTCAAGAACGCTGGGGCTATGAACATAAAGCGCATGGACGCTACCGGAAAGTATCACATTCTCGGGTGCAATGACATGACGTCCACAGAAGGGTATTGGGATAATTCCATAAAACCTGCCCTTACCATGAATTCGGGAGAGATTGTGGAAATCGAGACAAATACACATTTGAAAGGCAAAATGATTCCGGGAGCGGAGATTGAAGACTGGATGGGTTGGTATAAGGAAGTGATGGCTAAAACTCCAGACGCCAGTTTTTATCCAGATGGTAAAACTGGAGTTCAAGCAGCTAAGAAAGGAGCGGGGCACCATACTCTTACAGGTCCGATCTTTGTGAATGGCGCTGAACCGGGCGACATGCTTCAGATTGAGATTCTCGAAATTATCCCCGGAAATTACGGCTTCAATCTGAATCCGGAAACCTCGTTTGTAAAACTGGGGCTTCTTCCTGATGATTTCCCAAAAGGACGGCTCACATGGTACGAGGTGGACCAAAAGAATATGAAATTTGAGTTCCTGCCAGGCATTGAGATACCTGTTCGACCTTTTCCCGGCACAATCGGTGTGGAACTTCCGGAGAAAGGTATGTGGAGCAATGTTCCTCCGGGGAAACATGGTGGAAACATGGACAACAAGGAACTTGTAGCAGGTAGCGTGCTTTATTTGCCTGTCCATGTCCATGGAGCAGGCTTGAAAACCGGTGACGCTCATTATGCTCAAGGAGATGGAGAGGTGAATCTCAACGCCCTCGAAGGCGCATTCAAGAGTATGAAGCTTCGTATGACCGTTCGTAAGGATCTAAAAGGATTGGTCCAAGAGCCTTTTGCGTCTACCCCTACTCACTGGATTGCAATGGGATTCCACACCGACATGCTTGAGTCCACCAAAATGGCCGTGCGTAATGCTATAAAGTTCCTCAACAAACGTTACGGAATGAATGAGCTTGATGGCTACGCCTTCTGTAGTATGGCGGTTGACCTCCGTGTCACGCAGGTCGTTGACCTGGCGAAAGGCATCCATGCAATGATTCCGAAAAATTACTTTGTCGGTGATCAGTACGCAAAAAAGACAACCTTGCTGCTATAG
- a CDS encoding pyridoxamine 5'-phosphate oxidase family protein has translation MRRKQCEITDCKEIERILGATTIGRIATEGADGYPYITPVNFVYHKGNIYFHSAPKGEKLDNLSRNPNVCFEVDIPLAYIDSGFDPDRRICQVHQFYHSVIIRGKASVVEDGPLKVESLNALIGKHERHSGHEFESEEMNGYAACIVVEIKPTSISAKSDLWQYKSSEIRIRLAQYLKSRNQAHDLETIVSMGFNPAEL, from the coding sequence ATGAGACGTAAACAATGTGAAATAACTGATTGTAAAGAAATAGAACGTATCCTAGGCGCAACCACGATCGGACGTATCGCCACTGAGGGGGCAGACGGATATCCGTACATTACGCCGGTAAATTTTGTATATCACAAGGGAAACATTTATTTTCATTCGGCTCCGAAAGGAGAAAAGCTCGACAACCTCTCTCGAAACCCAAATGTCTGTTTTGAGGTGGACATTCCACTAGCGTACATCGACTCGGGTTTTGATCCTGACCGTAGGATTTGCCAGGTTCACCAATTCTACCATTCAGTGATCATACGGGGGAAAGCAAGCGTTGTCGAGGATGGTCCCCTCAAGGTCGAATCCCTAAACGCTCTTATCGGCAAACACGAACGTCATTCCGGTCATGAGTTTGAAAGCGAAGAAATGAACGGATACGCCGCTTGCATAGTTGTGGAGATCAAACCTACATCCATCTCAGCCAAGAGTGATTTATGGCAATACAAGAGTTCCGAAATTCGAATCAGACTGGCTCAATATCTCAAGAGTAGGAACCAAGCGCATGATTTGGAAACCATAGTCTCAATGGGATTCAATCCGGCAGAACTGTGA